The Solicola gregarius DNA window TGACCAGGTGATCGGCGCTTCCGGTGAATCGGCCGGGGTACATCCGCGCCACGGAGTTCACCGCGGCGGCCAGCGCCTGCTGGCTGTCGAACAGGATCGCGGTGTGGAACAGCCCGGCCTCGCGGGGACCAGCGTGTCGCAGCCGCGGTGCATGCCGGAGGATCACCACCGCCGTGACGCCGCGCCCGAGCGTCACGGTCGCGTCGGCAGCGGCCAGTACGTCCAGGCCGACAGCGTCGCGGTAGTACCGCGTCATCCCGTCGAGATCGGCGACGTCGAGCGTGACGGCGCCCATTGTCGTGTCAGGTGCGAGGAGTTCGCCGGACATTCGCTGCTCCTTGATAGTTGTATGTTCAACTATAGCAACTCCTGCACCCGCGGCTTGATTCCCGCGCGCTCGCCCGCACCGACCGAGGAGGTCTACGCTCCGGCGACGGCGGGCGCGGTCGGGTCGTCCGCCTCGCCCGTCTCCTCACGGGCGACCCAGTCCTCGATCGCCTCGAGGTCGTCCTTGGAGCGGGTCACCACCGCGAGCAGGTCCGTCATCTTCGCGACCTCCTCGACCTGCTCCTTGATGAACCACTGCATGAACTGGTCGGACGCGAAGTCCTTCTCGTCACGCGCGATCGAGGTGAGCTCGTTGATCTGCTCGGTGACCCGCTTCTCCTGGTCGAGCGCGACCTGTACCGGCGCGACGACGTCGTCGTACCCGCTCGCCGGGGTCTCGACACCGGGAATCACGACGTCCTCGTCGGCGTCGAGGAGGTACTGCACCATCATCATCGCGTGGTCGCGCTCCTCGAGCGCCTGCTGGTAGAACAGCGCCGCCATCTGCGGCATCGTCAGTGCGTCGTAGTACGTTGCGATCGCGACGTACTGCTGGTGTGCGGCGAACTCGTGTCCGATCTGCTGCGTCAGCGCCGAGACGAACTTGGGGGCTGCCATGTCGTACTCCTTCGATAGCCTTGTGACGGAGGTAACCGTTAGGGATGCCTAACCTTATTGGTACGGTGGGGTGGTGCCGGCGAAGCCCAAGAAGAAGTGCTGCACCTCGAAGCCGAAATGCAAGCGGTGCCCGCTTCGCATGCTCTCCGAGGGAACGCTGCCCAAGGGCTATACCGTGAAGAAGCGAAAACTCGTCAAGGTCAAGGGTGGCAAGAAGAAGGCCAAGGTCCCCGCCGCCTGAGCTCCACCACCTCCCGTTGGCTCGATCATCACCGACGATAGAACCAACGCGGCGCCGAATCCACGCAGGTTCGGCTGCCCTTGCGAAGGCGTGGCTTGGCTATCCGTCGCCCTGATCCGGCCATCGCTCGCAGCGCCAGTCGTCCGCGTCGGCCAGAAGTTCCGCAACGGCACCGTTGGGGATCACGCGTCCGTGCGCATGGGCGTCCGGCAGGTTCGATACCAACCGCGGAAGCACCAGACCCATGACACCGCCGTGACTGACGACCAGCACGGTCTCGCCGCGGTGCAGGTCGACTATCGACTCGAGCGCGCCACGCACCCGCGCGACAACCCGCTCTGCGGACTCGCCACCGTCGTACGTCGCGCTCAGATCGCCCGCGCCCCACGCCTCGAACGTCTCCCGGAACAGGCTCAGGTCTTCCGGCTGCCCTTCGTACGCACCGACCGTGAGCTCCTGCAGCCCCTCGCGGACGCGCACCCCGACGCCGAGAACGCCGGCGGCGATCTCCGCGCTCTGCACCGCGCGAGCAAGAGGACTGCAGTAGACGTACGCGATGCGGCGACCGCGTAGCGACGTACCGAGCTCGCGGGCCTGCTCACGACCGCGTAGCGACAGCGACCCGCCGGCATCGGTGAGGCGGTCGGTCTCGTACTCCGCCTCTCCGTGTCTCGCGATCAACAGGGTCGACGCACATTGCAGGTCGCTCATGCTCCGATCCTGCCATTCGGCGCCGCGGGGAGTCTTGCGGACGTACGCTGCGAAGGTGGACGCCGACCCGCTGGTCGTCCGCCTCCGCACGGGGGACGAGGCGGCGTTCACAACGCTGGTTCGCCGTTACGAACGGCATCTCCTCGCTCACGCCGAGTTCCTTGTACGCAACCATGCGGTCGCCGAGGAGGTCGTGCAGGACACCTGGACGGCTGTGTACACAGGTATCCAGCGATTCGAGGGCAGGTCATCGCTGCTGACGTGGATCACCCGCATCCTGGTCAACCGGGCAGCGACCGCGCTCGGCCGCGAGCGACGCGCAACGCCCTTGGGCACCGACGAGCTCGACCGGCTCGCCCGACCCTCCGGCGTTGGCCACGAGTACACGGGCGCCGACGCCGTAGATGACCGGCTGACCGCGCAACAGGCGATGCGCACCGTCGTACGCGTGCTGCCGCAGCTACCCGACGCGCAACGCTCGGTGTGGACGTTGCACGACATCGAGCACGCCACCACCTCCGAGGTCGCGGCTCGACTCGGCGTCTCGGCGTCCAACCAACGCGTGCTCCTCCACCGTGCACGCACCAGGCTGCGCCGGCACCTCGGGCCGGAGCTGGGTCGTTGGTGACCGCACCCGCACGAAGCGCAAGCCTGTAACGGTCGACGGCTCCGGTCGGACTCTTATACGACGAGAGGAGCACCATGAGCACGACAGCGAGCCATACCGTCGACGAGGCACGGGTCGAGCAGGTGATGGGTCAGATGGCCGGGTACATGACCGGCCTGTCGATGTGCGTCGGCATCTGGCTCGGTGACGAGCTGGGCTTCTATCGGATCCTCGCGGCAGAGGAGTCGATGACGGCCGACGATCTCGCGGAGCGTGCCAACACCCATCCGCGACTCACCCGGGAGTGGCTCGACGCACAGGCCGCCGGATCGATCGTTGCCTACGACGCTGGTAGCGATCGGTACGCCCTCTCGGCGGAAACGGCGGTTGCCCTTGCCGACGAGGACTCGCCCGTGTTCATCGCGCGTGCGATGAATGTGTTGCTCGCCGTTGCGATCGACGGCCAGAAATGCGTTGACGCATTCCGCACCGACGGAGCGCTGAGCTGGCGTGATCACGACGAGCACCTGTTCGCCGGCACCGAGTGGCTGTTCCGAACGGGCTACCGCGCCGAGCTGCCGAGCTGGATCGCCGCCCTCGACGGTGTGGAGGAGCGTCTCGAGCAGGGTGGGTCGATCGCCGACATCGGATGCGGGCACGGGGCCGCATCCGTCGTGTTGGCGACGACCTACCCGAAGGCGTATGTGCACGGCTTCGACTTCCACGAGGCATCGATCGACACCGCTCGGCTGCGTGCGATCGAGTCGGACGTCGCCGGTCGGGTGGAGTTCACTCTTGCCGACGCGCGTGGCTATCCGGGTGCGTACGACCTGATCTGCTTCTTCGACTGTCTGCATGACATGGGCGATCCGGTGGGCGCCGCGGCGTACGCCCGCGAGCACCTCGCGCCCGGCGGGACGATCCTGCTGGTGGAGCCGTTCGCGCTCGACGACCGGGAGACGAACATCGCCGAGAACCCGATGGCGGCGATCTACTACACGGCCTCGTCGTTCATCTGCACACCGAACTCGCTGTCGCAGGACGTCGGATACGCGATCGGCACACAGGCAGGCGCCGCGCGATGGCGGGAGGCGCTCGCCGACGCCGGGCTGTCGCATGTCCGCCAGGTCGCCGCCACACCGTTCAACCTCATCCTCGAGGTACGCCCATAAGGAGATGACCCGATGTTCATCCAGCTGATCGACTCACACATGTCCGACCTGGACACCGCACTCGAAGAGCTGCACAGGGAATGGGAGCGGGCGACCGACGGCCGAAACACCGTGCGCCGCTCGATCACCGCACGCGATCGAGAGGACGAACGTCACATCGTGTCACTGGTGTTCTTCGACTCGTACGAATCGGCGATGGAGAACTCCAACCTGCCCGAGACCGACGAGATGGCCGCGAAGATGCGGACGCTCGTCGACGACGTGAGCTTCGAGAAC harbors:
- a CDS encoding RNA polymerase sigma factor, with product MDADPLVVRLRTGDEAAFTTLVRRYERHLLAHAEFLVRNHAVAEEVVQDTWTAVYTGIQRFEGRSSLLTWITRILVNRAATALGRERRATPLGTDELDRLARPSGVGHEYTGADAVDDRLTAQQAMRTVVRVLPQLPDAQRSVWTLHDIEHATTSEVAARLGVSASNQRVLLHRARTRLRRHLGPELGRW
- a CDS encoding ferritin, which gives rise to MAAPKFVSALTQQIGHEFAAHQQYVAIATYYDALTMPQMAALFYQQALEERDHAMMMVQYLLDADEDVVIPGVETPASGYDDVVAPVQVALDQEKRVTEQINELTSIARDEKDFASDQFMQWFIKEQVEEVAKMTDLLAVVTRSKDDLEAIEDWVAREETGEADDPTAPAVAGA
- a CDS encoding histidine phosphatase family protein; amino-acid sequence: MSDLQCASTLLIARHGEAEYETDRLTDAGGSLSLRGREQARELGTSLRGRRIAYVYCSPLARAVQSAEIAAGVLGVGVRVREGLQELTVGAYEGQPEDLSLFRETFEAWGAGDLSATYDGGESAERVVARVRGALESIVDLHRGETVLVVSHGGVMGLVLPRLVSNLPDAHAHGRVIPNGAVAELLADADDWRCERWPDQGDG
- a CDS encoding class I SAM-dependent methyltransferase; protein product: MSTTASHTVDEARVEQVMGQMAGYMTGLSMCVGIWLGDELGFYRILAAEESMTADDLAERANTHPRLTREWLDAQAAGSIVAYDAGSDRYALSAETAVALADEDSPVFIARAMNVLLAVAIDGQKCVDAFRTDGALSWRDHDEHLFAGTEWLFRTGYRAELPSWIAALDGVEERLEQGGSIADIGCGHGAASVVLATTYPKAYVHGFDFHEASIDTARLRAIESDVAGRVEFTLADARGYPGAYDLICFFDCLHDMGDPVGAAAYAREHLAPGGTILLVEPFALDDRETNIAENPMAAIYYTASSFICTPNSLSQDVGYAIGTQAGAARWREALADAGLSHVRQVAATPFNLILEVRP